One part of the Xiphophorus maculatus strain JP 163 A chromosome 1, X_maculatus-5.0-male, whole genome shotgun sequence genome encodes these proteins:
- the LOC102220675 gene encoding nuclear envelope integral membrane protein 1-like: MAGCMKTINGYISASSKLMVFTVLFMCLPQTSHQYTGDIRPIVDLHDGEQYLTLGPNRFCYKNTVVPTWRQTWTRIHVKVWSSKVFKVETVEGEEELQELERFSVWSWFRFFLREQQNETVININLFCKKTCFKVDPTAGAQYTVKPIRKFDIYLFLVFLSGALLFVFAESLSRSQIFFYSAGMSTGMIASLIILFFILSRFLPKKSPFYMLIVGGWSFSLYAIQLVCRNLGVILREHWHAALGYVTVVGFISFAVCYRYGPLVDEKSINILSWTLQLFGLLLIYLGIQIQQVAFAIILASLLSKNLEYPVILALTVWRKVRGYIYWKPQPRRLLTEEEYQKEAEEETRRALEELRKYCNSPEFSPWKAVSRLQSPKRFADFIEGSPHLKSNEVSVHVQEYGFGGSFFEDEFFDTDDEEDSEEELKPMKKLE; the protein is encoded by the exons ATGGCGGGATGCATGAAAACTATAAATGGTTACATCTCAGCAAGTTCGAAGTTAATGGTTTTTACAGTGCTTTTTATGTGTCTACCTCAAACGTCACACCAATACACAG GTGACATCCGTCCGATAGTTGATCTTCATGATGGCGAGCAGTACCTTACGTTGGGGCCCAACCGGTTCTGCTACAAAAACACAGTTGTTCCAACCTGGAGGCAAACGTGGACAAGAATTCAT GTGAAAGTGTGGAGTTCAAAGGTCTTTAAGGTGGAAACTGTGGAAGGTGAAGAAGAGCTGCAGGAGCTGGAGCGCTTCAGTGTCTGGAGCTGGTTTCGATTTTTTCTACGTGAACAGCAAAATGAAACTGTCATTAACATCAACCTGTTCTGCAAAAAGACATGCTTCAAGGTGGATCCTACAGCAGGAGCTCAGTACACCGTCAAACCAATCCGCA aGTTTGACATCTATCTGTTTTTGGTCTTCCTCTCCGGGgcgctgctgtttgtttttgcagaatcTCTGAGCAG GAGTCAAATCTTCTTCTACTCTGCTGGAATGAGCACAGGCATGATCGCCTCTCTGATCAtcctctttttcattttgtctcgCTTTTTACCAAAG AAAAGCCCCTTTTACATGCTTATTGTGGGCGGGTGGTCTTTCTCTCTGTATGCCATCCAGCTGGTCTGCAGAAACCTGGGGGTAATTCTGCGAGAGCACTGGCATGCTGCATTAG GTTACGTAACGGTGGTGGGATTCATCAGTTTTGCTGTGTGCTACCGCTACGGCCCCCTGGTGGATGAGAAGAGCATCAACATCCTGTCATGGACGCTGCAACTGTTTGGACTGCTTCTAATTTATCTGGGAATTCAGATCCAGCAAGTTGCCTTTGCTATCATCCTGGCGTCTTTGCTCTCCAAAAATCTGGAGTACCCAGTCATTCTGGCATTGACGGTGTGGAG GAAAGTCAGAGGTTACATTTACTGGAAGCCCCAGCCACGCCGCCTGCTCACTGAGGAGGAGTATcagaaagaagcagaagaagaaacccGCCGTGCGCTGGAGGAGCTGCGTAAATACTGCAACAGCCCAGAGTTCAGTCCTTGGAAGGCCGTGTCCAGGCTTCAGTCCCCAAAAAG GTTTGCCGATTTTATCGAAGGATCCCCACACTTGAAGTCAAACGAGGTGTCCGTCCACGTGCAGGAATACGGTTTTGGAGGAAGCTTTTTTGAGGACGAGTTCTTCGACACAGACGATGAGGAGGACAGTGAAGAAGAACTGAAGCCTATGAAGAAGCTCGAGTGA
- the cd63 gene encoding CD63 antigen has translation MAVEGGMKCVKYVLFCFNFISLFCGLALIAVGVVVQVSMHKTFRIMDVNASAGPIILIVVGLLTFFVAFFGCCGAWKENHCMVATFSFFLSLVVIAEIVAVVLGYIYRDKVKTMIDNNLSDMITNYKVGSAELRETLDKLQETWKCCGAQNSSDWKDYGSDGQSVPDSCCLEVKPGCGNGTMTDTAKVHQRGCSDVMSIFLKRDAQWVIIAAIVVAVLQLLGIVFACLLMRAIRGGYEVM, from the exons ATGGCTGTGGAAGGTGGAATGAAATGTGTCAAATATGTACTTTTCTGCTTCAACTTCATTTCGTTG TTTTGTGGACTTGCACTGATTGCTGTGGGAGTCGTCGTGCAGGTTTCTATGCACAAAACCTTTCGGATCATGGACGTCAACGCCTCTGCAGGCCCCATTATCCTCATCGTGGTGGGTCTTTTGACTTTCTTCGTCGCATTCTTCGGCTGCTGCGGAGCCTGGAAAGAGAACCACTGCATGGTCGCCACG ttttccttctttctctcgTTGGTCGTCATTGCTGAGATTGTTGCAGTAGTGCTTGGATACATATACAGAGACAAG GTCAAAACCATGATAGATAACAATCTCTCTGATATGATCACGAACTACAAGGTGGGCTCTGCAGAACTCAGAGAAACTTTGGATAAATTACAGGAGACC TGGAAGTGCTGTGGCGCGCAGAACTCCAGCGATTGGAAGGATTACGGCAGCGATGGACAATCGGTGCCAGACTCATGTTGCTTAGAGGTCAAACCAGGCTGTGGAAACGGAACCATGACAGATACCGCCAAAGTGCACCAGCgg gGTTGCAGTGACGTCATGTCGATCTTTCTAAAGAGAGACGCTCAGTGGGTGATAATTGCAGCTATCGTTGTTGCTGTCCTCCAG cttCTGGGCATCGTGTTTGCTTGCTTGTTGATGAGAGCCATCCGCGGCGGCTATGAAGTCATGTGA